In a single window of the Rhizobiaceae bacterium genome:
- a CDS encoding class II aldolase/adducin family protein, with product MTSWGKISDATCNAELLNAFQRCGSALFVGNLNNSHSGNMSVRDGDAMWITRTRSMCHDMNLHDIIRAPLDGSGDRSQLSRESVVHETIYNETGYEAVVHCHPRDAIAVSFLLDAIYPMQIEGHGALPGVIPVLEFEVATASKAFAANVAAAMKTYPAVMVRGHGLFVGGGSLDQATHRSFVVNDSAYFTLVAMDRGADIKALLAKPYLVRGYGAVASAAR from the coding sequence ATGACATCCTGGGGCAAGATTTCGGACGCAACCTGCAATGCGGAATTGCTCAACGCATTCCAGAGATGCGGCAGCGCGCTGTTCGTGGGCAATTTGAACAACAGCCATTCCGGCAATATGAGCGTGCGGGACGGCGATGCGATGTGGATCACCCGCACGCGCAGCATGTGCCACGACATGAACCTCCACGACATCATACGCGCGCCTCTCGACGGAAGCGGCGACAGGTCCCAGCTTTCGCGCGAATCCGTGGTGCACGAGACGATCTACAACGAGACGGGCTATGAGGCGGTTGTGCACTGCCATCCGCGCGATGCAATCGCCGTGAGCTTCCTGCTGGACGCGATCTATCCCATGCAGATCGAGGGGCACGGCGCACTGCCCGGCGTCATTCCGGTGCTGGAATTCGAGGTTGCGACCGCATCGAAGGCGTTCGCGGCCAATGTCGCCGCGGCGATGAAAACCTATCCGGCGGTCATGGTTCGCGGCCATGGGCTTTTCGTCGGAGGAGGCAGCCTCGACCAGGCGACGCATCGTTCCTTCGTCGTGAACGATTCAGCCTATTTCACGCTGGTTGCCATGGATCGCGGGGCGGACATCAAGGCGCTGCTCGCCAAGCCCTACCTTGTGCGCGGCTACGGAGCGGTTGCCAGCGCCGCCAGATGA
- a CDS encoding FGGY family carbohydrate kinase, translating to MTQACVIGVDIGSSAVKATAFNEDWIATGEGRRSYSETRGPCGEVTLSVRDVLAKSREAIGECFEAASRTCKDARFALSIASVGEILVPVDANGHPLADAILNGDARLSGARQWWSERIDPALLHETTGLPMRDTWAANVVGHHLRAGLRPARFLTFEDMIVAALGVRPQMSLSLAARSMMLELRAREWSSQILDVLGIDAASLPPVSLPGRVLGTTARGNEWGLPAGIVVASGGHDQFCAAVGTGASPAIPMWSTGTVDSFATLKSDVSQASALPQYEVDDGVYMRTVPNLNGGRVLSWLSRLLNTDRIEQFVDDCERPERLLVVPTFGTTGAPDFDPDSTGMVVGLTYADNAASLAAAAVEGIVLETRQAVLSSGIDLAGCEAITVAGGSARSSRWLGLKADAFGLPVLRRRHVDAGIVGAAMLARRALDGTRVDVEHANPRLDMVLPTSEGMQRMDRQAARYASLRHKSR from the coding sequence ATGACGCAGGCCTGCGTCATCGGCGTGGACATCGGGTCGTCCGCCGTCAAGGCGACGGCCTTCAATGAGGACTGGATCGCGACAGGAGAGGGCCGCAGGTCCTACAGCGAGACGCGCGGACCGTGCGGCGAGGTCACACTGTCCGTCCGCGACGTCCTTGCGAAATCGCGCGAGGCCATCGGAGAGTGTTTCGAGGCTGCGTCCCGCACCTGCAAGGATGCGCGGTTCGCGCTTTCGATCGCAAGCGTCGGCGAAATACTGGTGCCCGTCGATGCGAACGGCCATCCGCTCGCGGACGCGATTCTGAACGGCGACGCGCGGCTTTCGGGCGCACGCCAATGGTGGTCGGAGCGCATCGATCCGGCCTTGCTGCACGAGACTACCGGCCTGCCGATGCGGGACACATGGGCCGCGAATGTCGTCGGCCACCATCTCCGGGCGGGCCTGCGCCCCGCGCGCTTCCTGACGTTCGAGGACATGATCGTCGCCGCGCTCGGCGTCAGGCCGCAAATGTCGCTTTCGCTCGCTGCCCGCTCGATGATGCTGGAACTGCGCGCGCGGGAGTGGTCGTCGCAGATACTCGACGTACTCGGGATCGACGCGGCAAGCTTGCCGCCGGTCTCGCTGCCGGGCAGGGTGCTTGGAACGACCGCACGAGGCAATGAATGGGGCCTGCCTGCGGGCATCGTCGTGGCAAGCGGCGGCCACGACCAGTTCTGCGCCGCCGTCGGCACGGGCGCGTCGCCTGCAATTCCGATGTGGTCGACAGGAACGGTCGACAGCTTCGCGACACTGAAAAGCGACGTGTCGCAGGCTTCCGCGCTTCCGCAATACGAGGTAGATGACGGCGTCTATATGCGCACCGTGCCGAACCTTAACGGCGGACGGGTGTTGAGCTGGCTTTCAAGGCTGTTGAACACGGACAGGATCGAGCAATTCGTGGATGATTGCGAACGGCCCGAGAGGCTTCTGGTGGTTCCGACATTCGGGACGACCGGCGCGCCCGACTTCGACCCTGATTCGACAGGCATGGTCGTGGGCCTGACCTATGCCGACAATGCCGCAAGCCTTGCCGCCGCGGCGGTCGAGGGGATCGTTCTCGAAACGCGGCAGGCGGTCCTTTCCAGCGGCATCGACCTAGCGGGTTGCGAGGCGATCACCGTGGCGGGTGGATCTGCGCGATCCTCCCGCTGGCTTGGATTGAAGGCGGATGCGTTCGGGCTTCCCGTGCTGCGGCGCAGACATGTCGATGCCGGCATCGTGGGCGCGGCCATGCTTGCGCGTCGCGCGCTGGACGGCACGCGCGTCGATGTCGAGCATGCAAATCCCCGGCTGGACATGGTTCTTCCGACGAGTGAGGGCATGCAGCGGATGGATCGGCAGGCGGCCCGCTATGCCTCGCTAAGGCACAAAAGTCGCTGA
- a CDS encoding aminotransferase class III-fold pyridoxal phosphate-dependent enzyme yields MNQNNSMTRDQELRARALKVVPGGMTGHLNAAALPSGYPQFFESGSGCRIRDVDGREFIDFMCSWGPVILGHHHPEVEEAVARQMALGDCLNGPTERFVELAELFTDRVEHADWALFQKNGTDATTVCLTVARAGTGRRKILVASGAYHGAIPWCSPSLAGVTAEDRAHLIYFAYNDLDALERAVAEAGDDLAGIMVSAFRHDVGFDQQLARKDFAQRVRAICDEKDAALIVDDVRAGLRVAKGCSWETLGVNPDLSAWSKALANGYALAAVAGSDRFRQAATRIYSTGSFWSAGVSMAASIATLKVLGSVDSIGYLQRIGERFRTGIAAQAARYGIGVRQTGPAQMPTILFDDDADYAKGFLFTGEALRRGVYLHPRHNMFFSMAHREADIDEALEATDGAFRVLAEHLEQKRRVG; encoded by the coding sequence ATGAATCAAAACAACAGCATGACGCGCGACCAGGAACTGCGCGCGCGGGCCCTCAAGGTTGTGCCCGGCGGCATGACGGGCCATCTCAACGCAGCCGCGCTGCCATCCGGCTATCCGCAGTTTTTCGAGTCCGGCTCGGGCTGCCGGATACGCGACGTCGACGGGCGCGAGTTCATCGATTTCATGTGCAGTTGGGGTCCTGTCATTCTCGGACACCATCATCCCGAGGTCGAGGAAGCCGTGGCGCGGCAGATGGCGCTGGGCGATTGCCTGAACGGTCCCACGGAGCGCTTCGTGGAACTGGCCGAATTGTTCACCGACAGGGTTGAGCATGCCGACTGGGCGCTTTTCCAGAAGAACGGGACGGATGCCACGACGGTGTGCCTGACAGTCGCGCGCGCAGGGACCGGCCGCAGGAAGATCCTCGTTGCAAGCGGTGCCTATCACGGCGCCATTCCGTGGTGCTCGCCTTCCCTTGCCGGCGTGACGGCGGAGGATCGCGCCCATCTCATCTACTTCGCCTACAACGATCTCGACGCGCTGGAGCGCGCGGTAGCGGAAGCGGGCGACGACCTTGCCGGGATCATGGTCTCGGCTTTCCGGCACGATGTCGGGTTCGACCAGCAACTGGCGCGGAAGGACTTTGCGCAAAGGGTGCGCGCGATCTGCGACGAGAAGGATGCCGCACTCATCGTCGACGACGTACGCGCGGGCCTGCGTGTCGCGAAGGGGTGCAGTTGGGAAACGCTGGGCGTGAACCCGGATCTGAGCGCATGGAGCAAGGCGCTTGCCAATGGCTATGCGCTGGCGGCGGTCGCCGGCTCCGACCGCTTCAGGCAGGCGGCGACACGCATCTACTCGACCGGTTCGTTCTGGTCGGCGGGCGTCTCGATGGCCGCTTCCATTGCGACGCTGAAGGTGTTGGGTTCGGTGGACAGCATCGGCTACCTGCAACGGATCGGCGAAAGGTTCAGGACCGGCATCGCCGCGCAGGCGGCCAGATATGGCATCGGGGTCCGCCAGACCGGCCCGGCGCAGATGCCCACGATCCTGTTCGACGATGATGCCGACTACGCCAAGGGCTTCCTTTTCACGGGCGAAGCGCTGAGGCGCGGCGTCTATCTTCACCCGCGCCACAACATGTTTTTTTCCATGGCGCACCGCGAGGCGGATATCGACGAGGCGCTTGAGGCGACCGACGGCGCGTTCCGTGTCCTTGCAGAACATCTTGAGCAGAAGCGAAGGGTTGGATAG
- a CDS encoding arginyltransferase, with protein sequence MTQQPIHSPQFFLTAPSPCPYVEGQFERKVFTHLVGEKAPELNDLLTQGGFRRSQNIAYRPACENCRACVSVRILTSEFAPTKNMKRILRRNADLIGAMHDAEPSTEQYSLFRQYLDARHKRGGMSDMTVLDYAMMVEDTHVDTKVIEYRRRGPDSFITGRGEGELIAVALTDRMADGLSMVYSFYDSGMEDRSLGTFMILDHISRARAAGLPHVYLGYWVNGSRKMGYKVRFLPQEHLGPKGWERYVPPDAERD encoded by the coding sequence ATGACCCAGCAACCGATCCACTCGCCGCAATTTTTTCTGACCGCGCCGTCGCCCTGCCCTTATGTGGAAGGGCAATTCGAGCGGAAGGTTTTCACGCATCTTGTCGGCGAAAAGGCCCCCGAACTGAACGATTTGCTGACGCAGGGCGGTTTCAGGCGGTCGCAGAACATCGCCTACCGACCGGCGTGCGAGAACTGCCGCGCCTGCGTTTCGGTTCGCATCCTTACCAGCGAGTTCGCGCCGACGAAGAACATGAAGCGCATCCTGCGCCGCAACGCGGACCTGATCGGCGCGATGCATGACGCCGAACCCTCGACCGAGCAATATTCGCTTTTCCGCCAATATCTGGACGCGCGTCACAAGCGCGGCGGCATGTCGGACATGACCGTGCTGGACTATGCGATGATGGTCGAGGACACGCATGTCGACACGAAGGTGATCGAATACCGCCGACGCGGCCCGGACAGCTTCATCACGGGTCGCGGGGAAGGCGAGTTGATCGCAGTGGCGCTGACGGACCGCATGGCCGACGGCCTGTCCATGGTCTATTCCTTCTATGATTCCGGGATGGAGGACCGCTCTCTCGGCACGTTCATGATCCTCGACCATATCAGCCGGGCGCGCGCGGCTGGCCTGCCCCATGTCTATCTGGGCTATTGGGTGAACGGTTCGCGCAAGATGGGATACAAGGTCCGCTTCCTGCCGCAGGAGCATCTGGGACCGAAAGGCTGGGAGCGCTATGTCCCGCCCGATGCCGAGCGTGATTGA
- a CDS encoding GntR family transcriptional regulator has translation MLTNKETFEGGVLTGRLNLASRVYQHLSYQLMSARLKPGERLKIRELSRSLEVSETPVREALLQLVRDGALEMKEGYYIRVRHLSLAEYLEIRDIRQELEPLAAVRALPHLTKADISGLAEAHRKLVKAEKERAYDDALLHNYDFHLSIYRHSGMPQLIALLEKLWVQVGPMLTFLYPDGHPTYDDRHQHLNIIDALRKKDPEALRHAVVMDLLEGGRKFVEWLERQEAAQGIAQPVSKKAPSKK, from the coding sequence GTGCTTACAAATAAAGAGACGTTTGAGGGCGGCGTTCTCACCGGTCGGCTCAACCTCGCCAGCCGCGTCTACCAGCATCTCAGCTACCAGCTCATGTCCGCGCGCCTCAAGCCGGGTGAGCGGCTGAAGATCAGGGAGTTGTCGCGGTCGCTGGAGGTCAGCGAAACGCCCGTGCGCGAGGCACTCCTGCAGCTGGTGCGCGACGGCGCGCTGGAGATGAAGGAAGGCTACTATATCAGAGTCAGGCACCTGTCGCTGGCCGAGTATCTGGAAATCCGCGACATAAGGCAGGAGCTGGAACCGCTCGCCGCCGTCAGGGCGCTTCCCCATTTGACCAAGGCGGACATCAGCGGTCTCGCGGAGGCGCACAGGAAGCTGGTGAAGGCGGAGAAGGAGCGCGCCTATGACGACGCGCTGCTGCACAATTACGATTTCCATCTCAGCATCTATCGCCATTCGGGAATGCCACAACTGATCGCGCTGCTCGAAAAGCTGTGGGTGCAGGTCGGGCCGATGCTCACCTTCCTCTATCCCGATGGCCATCCGACCTATGACGACCGTCACCAGCATCTCAACATCATCGATGCGCTGCGCAAGAAGGACCCCGAGGCGCTCAGGCACGCCGTGGTTATGGACCTGCTTGAGGGCGGGCGCAAATTCGTCGAATGGCTGGAGCGGCAGGAAGCCGCCCAGGGCATCGCGCAACCGGTGTCCAAAAAGGCGCCATCCAAGAAATGA
- a CDS encoding ABC transporter permease: MVEMSIQKSGRSPSIWAWLSAPSLSPLRSLIPALVLLAGFAIYEPNIVSRANLWNIAVQTSYLAIFTLGQSLVILTAGLDLSIGMAVSWVSITASFAMMQFIADPVVAVIVFILAGLAAGLLVGAVNGFLVAGVGVNPFVVTLGTFNILLALNSTITGGFPVIGFPPELGRLLVTGTVLGVPVPIVVALVLLAAAGLVLRRTVLGRSLYLIGSNPSMAFVAGVSVRLHMFMAYVLCSGLAACGALLLTARAGSGEPNIGVAITLETFAAAVIGGTRLRGGEGGALAALVGAFFITVLSNGMNLVRIDGYIQQMCLGAIVILSLLIERWSQRSQRSA, encoded by the coding sequence ATGGTTGAGATGTCGATACAGAAATCCGGGCGCTCGCCCTCGATCTGGGCATGGCTTTCCGCCCCTTCGCTTTCGCCGTTGCGGTCGCTGATTCCGGCGCTGGTCCTGCTGGCGGGCTTCGCGATCTACGAACCGAATATCGTATCGCGCGCAAATCTGTGGAACATCGCTGTCCAGACCAGCTACCTCGCCATCTTCACGCTTGGCCAGTCGCTCGTCATCCTGACGGCGGGGCTGGACCTGTCCATCGGCATGGCCGTGTCCTGGGTCAGCATCACGGCGTCCTTCGCGATGATGCAGTTCATCGCCGATCCGGTCGTGGCGGTCATCGTGTTCATTCTCGCTGGCCTTGCCGCCGGGCTGCTCGTTGGTGCGGTCAACGGCTTTCTGGTGGCGGGCGTCGGGGTCAATCCGTTCGTGGTGACGCTCGGCACCTTCAACATCCTGCTGGCGCTGAACTCGACCATCACCGGAGGCTTTCCGGTGATTGGCTTTCCGCCGGAGCTTGGCAGGCTGCTGGTCACCGGCACGGTGCTGGGCGTTCCGGTGCCCATCGTCGTGGCGCTCGTCCTGCTGGCTGCCGCCGGCCTTGTGCTGAGGCGCACCGTGCTTGGCCGCAGCCTGTACCTGATCGGCTCGAACCCGAGCATGGCCTTCGTCGCCGGGGTCAGCGTCAGGCTGCATATGTTCATGGCCTATGTGCTGTGCTCCGGGCTGGCCGCATGCGGCGCGCTGCTGCTCACGGCGCGCGCCGGTTCGGGCGAGCCGAACATCGGCGTTGCGATCACGCTCGAAACCTTCGCGGCAGCCGTCATCGGCGGCACGCGTCTGCGCGGCGGGGAGGGGGGTGCGCTTGCCGCCCTCGTCGGCGCTTTCTTCATCACCGTTCTGTCGAACGGCATGAACCTTGTCCGCATCGACGGCTACATCCAGCAGATGTGCCTCGGCGCAATCGTCATCCTTAGCCTTCTTATCGAGCGCTGGTCGCAGCGCTCCCAGCGATCTGCGTAG
- a CDS encoding phosphoglycolate phosphatase — protein MKSKIAVFDLDGTLIHTAPDLLDALNHSLAGDGLSAVAAEGFRQALGSGGKAMIESAHRAQNRPLTPEALERMYGAFLEHYSGNIPGKSLPFPGVLDTLDQLSSAGYLLAICTNKTEALALRLIEGLGLRERFEAICGVDTFMHCKPDPRHLLETIEMANGNPSQALMVGDSRTDIDTAKAAGIPVIAVDFGYTDIHVSAFEPSLVISHYRELTVELADRLIAAGNDNRHP, from the coding sequence ATGAAAAGCAAGATTGCCGTCTTTGACCTCGACGGAACTCTCATCCACACAGCTCCTGACCTGCTGGACGCACTGAACCATAGCCTTGCGGGCGACGGGCTGAGCGCGGTTGCCGCCGAAGGCTTTCGCCAGGCGCTGGGCTCCGGGGGCAAGGCAATGATCGAAAGCGCGCACCGCGCACAGAACCGCCCGCTCACGCCCGAAGCCCTGGAACGTATGTATGGCGCTTTTCTGGAGCACTATTCGGGCAATATACCGGGCAAGTCCCTGCCCTTTCCCGGGGTGCTCGACACGCTCGACCAATTGAGTTCAGCGGGCTATTTGCTTGCGATCTGCACAAACAAGACCGAAGCGCTGGCGCTCAGGCTGATCGAGGGGCTGGGCCTGCGCGAACGATTCGAGGCCATCTGCGGGGTTGACACCTTCATGCATTGCAAGCCGGACCCGCGCCACCTGCTGGAAACGATCGAGATGGCGAACGGAAATCCGTCGCAGGCATTGATGGTGGGCGATTCGCGTACGGACATCGACACGGCGAAGGCGGCGGGCATTCCCGTCATCGCCGTCGATTTCGGCTACACGGACATCCATGTGAGCGCGTTTGAGCCGTCTCTGGTGATCTCGCACTACCGGGAATTGACCGTGGAACTCGCGGACCGGCTGATCGCTGCGGGAAATGATAACCGGCATCCTTGA
- a CDS encoding hydantoinase B/oxoprolinase family protein gives MHGTVEEPKSSVGMRNDPMLMAVLKSRFEAIVREMTLVVMKASRSAVIKNARDFSCALLTYDHRIVSTENALPIHVASMNLVTSPITELFDDIRPGDMFLNNSPFHGSTHHADMTLAIPCFFEGKPLFWAMALSHHADTGAPVPTTYLPFARTIYEEGIHFPCVRIARDHQLIEDVIRIGMVRNRVPNLWLGDLQAQIGACKTAERRLTELLGKYGHDVIADFIEDWFEYGERMAIAEISKLPAGVYKYETKHDPVPGVAEDGIPVRVEITVEPEEGTITVDVRNNIDNVPGGLNLTENTTTGACRMSLFNNIDAKIPHNHGSSSRVKVLMREGSVVGKPRYPVGTSVATTNVNDRLIAAGSAAFSLMGPPWGQAEGGQQLPVGIGVVSGFDPFKDGQPYVNQVFIAYGGGGAKYGYDGWLTYCGPANGGMINLDSVEVDEAMYPFVIESRGVEPDTQGFGEFEGSPGVGGVFYPVGHDMTVIYSADGSTIAPKGVLGGAAAAPSRSAKRMPDGSRKELPAFNIETCRAGEKMEFLAGGGGGYGEPRNRSPERVLRTVNLGWLSPERAQEIYGVAVTYNEASAQYELVETKVTS, from the coding sequence ATGCACGGCACCGTCGAAGAACCGAAATCCTCAGTCGGGATGCGCAACGACCCGATGCTGATGGCGGTCCTGAAAAGCCGCTTCGAGGCGATTGTCCGGGAAATGACGCTCGTGGTCATGAAGGCCAGCCGCTCGGCGGTTATCAAGAACGCGCGCGATTTCAGTTGCGCGCTCCTGACCTACGATCATCGCATCGTCTCGACCGAGAACGCGTTGCCGATCCACGTTGCGTCCATGAACCTGGTCACCAGCCCGATCACCGAACTGTTCGACGACATTCGCCCCGGCGACATGTTCCTCAACAATTCGCCGTTTCACGGATCGACGCACCATGCCGATATGACGCTGGCCATTCCCTGTTTCTTCGAAGGCAAGCCGCTGTTCTGGGCCATGGCGCTGTCGCACCATGCCGATACCGGCGCGCCGGTTCCGACCACCTATCTGCCCTTTGCCCGCACGATCTATGAGGAGGGAATCCATTTCCCCTGCGTGCGGATCGCGCGCGACCATCAATTGATCGAGGACGTCATTCGCATCGGCATGGTCAGGAACCGCGTGCCCAACCTGTGGCTGGGCGATCTTCAGGCGCAGATCGGCGCGTGCAAGACCGCCGAGCGCCGCTTGACGGAATTGCTCGGCAAATATGGCCATGACGTCATCGCCGATTTCATCGAGGACTGGTTCGAGTATGGCGAGCGAATGGCCATTGCCGAAATCAGCAAGCTGCCCGCCGGGGTCTACAAATACGAAACGAAGCACGATCCGGTGCCGGGCGTGGCGGAGGACGGCATACCCGTGCGCGTCGAGATCACGGTGGAGCCGGAGGAGGGCACGATCACCGTCGATGTCCGCAACAATATCGACAATGTGCCGGGCGGCCTGAACCTTACGGAAAACACCACGACAGGCGCATGCCGCATGAGCCTGTTCAACAATATCGATGCGAAAATTCCGCACAATCACGGCAGTTCGAGCCGCGTCAAGGTGCTCATGCGCGAAGGCTCGGTGGTCGGTAAGCCGCGCTATCCGGTGGGCACCTCCGTCGCGACGACCAATGTCAACGACAGGCTGATCGCAGCCGGCAGCGCGGCCTTTTCGCTGATGGGGCCGCCCTGGGGCCAGGCCGAAGGCGGACAGCAGCTTCCTGTCGGCATCGGCGTCGTGTCGGGCTTCGATCCCTTCAAGGACGGCCAGCCCTATGTGAACCAGGTGTTCATCGCCTATGGCGGCGGCGGCGCGAAATACGGCTATGACGGCTGGCTGACCTATTGCGGCCCGGCCAATGGCGGAATGATCAATCTCGATTCCGTCGAGGTGGACGAGGCGATGTATCCCTTCGTCATCGAGTCGCGCGGGGTCGAGCCCGACACCCAAGGGTTCGGCGAGTTCGAGGGTTCGCCCGGCGTCGGCGGCGTGTTCTATCCGGTTGGCCACGACATGACGGTCATCTATTCGGCGGACGGGTCGACCATCGCTCCCAAGGGCGTGCTCGGCGGAGCGGCGGCAGCGCCGAGCCGCAGCGCCAAGCGCATGCCGGACGGAAGCCGCAAGGAGCTTCCGGCCTTCAACATCGAGACATGCCGCGCCGGCGAGAAGATGGAATTTCTCGCGGGCGGCGGCGGCGGATATGGAGAGCCGCGCAACCGATCGCCCGAAAGGGTCCTGCGAACCGTGAATCTAGGCTGGCTGAGCCCCGAAAGGGCGCAGGAGATCTACGGGGTTGCGGTCACATACAACGAGGCATCAGCCCAATACGAATTGGTCGAGACCAAGGTCACATCATGA
- a CDS encoding hydantoinase/oxoprolinase family protein, with protein MFQACIDIGGTFTDCLVSDETGKISLFKAPTTPGEFHRGFIDVLHVAAEGYGLSPLEFMSRIDMIVHGSTVSTNALVERKLARTAVLLNEGHQDILVLREGPRKGAFEWEINYPEPYISRNLTRTVGGRIDARGNEIVPFRDQDVLDAIEVFKRQGVVAIAVGLLWSVVNPAHELRARDIIAREWPDVSVTLSHEINPMPREYKRIIAAAIDASISPIVRGYVEQLEEALKREKFGGQLLLANCIGGMMPVSDMIKRPIYSVMSGPTLAPMAALALTDEEDVIVGDMGGTTFDVSALRNHQIIVTPDSMIHNDSLGIPKVDVRSVGAGGGSIAHVDQGGLLHVGPKSAGAWPGPACYGNGNTEATVTDANVVLGIIDPDFFLGGRIKLRRDLAEAAVQKIADRLGTSLTHAAYAIHTTSNHNMVAAIEEITIREGLNPRESYFVCGGGATPCHIAEMADILNLKRYMIPRYVAGLSAFGGLISDIRWEQNGVCQTDSRKFVPDAVNAALDRLRSEGDSFLEGAGIPKDSRRFEYSFMGRYEYQSWEIEVGFERPEALTADDLPQLVENFHRIHERIYSIRADEDVVEFITWKVRAIGSRPGQTLYRDFKLPAKSGTAVAKNRRRVYLHERSEAVDLPVYDGSQVLAQAVFEGPCLIESETFTALIKSGHRAEADAYGNLLVEVA; from the coding sequence ATGTTTCAGGCCTGCATCGACATAGGCGGCACGTTCACAGATTGCCTCGTCTCGGACGAGACGGGAAAGATTTCGCTGTTCAAGGCTCCGACCACCCCCGGTGAATTCCATCGCGGTTTCATCGACGTGCTTCACGTCGCGGCAGAAGGCTACGGCCTGTCTCCGCTGGAGTTCATGTCGCGGATAGACATGATCGTGCACGGCTCGACCGTGTCCACGAATGCGCTCGTCGAGCGCAAGCTGGCGCGAACCGCCGTGCTGCTCAACGAAGGCCATCAGGACATTCTGGTCCTGCGCGAAGGGCCGCGCAAAGGCGCGTTCGAATGGGAGATCAACTATCCCGAGCCGTACATCTCGCGCAATCTCACCCGCACGGTCGGTGGCCGCATCGATGCGCGCGGCAACGAGATCGTGCCGTTCCGCGACCAGGACGTGCTCGACGCCATCGAGGTGTTCAAGCGCCAGGGCGTGGTCGCCATCGCCGTCGGGCTTCTCTGGTCGGTGGTCAATCCGGCGCACGAGCTGAGGGCGCGCGACATCATTGCCCGCGAATGGCCGGACGTTTCGGTCACGCTTTCCCACGAGATCAATCCGATGCCGCGCGAATACAAGCGCATCATCGCGGCAGCCATCGACGCCTCCATCAGCCCCATCGTGCGCGGCTATGTGGAGCAGCTTGAGGAGGCGCTGAAGCGCGAGAAATTCGGCGGACAGTTGCTGCTGGCCAACTGCATCGGCGGCATGATGCCCGTTTCCGATATGATCAAGCGCCCGATCTACAGCGTCATGTCTGGGCCGACGCTCGCGCCGATGGCCGCGCTTGCGCTGACCGACGAGGAGGACGTGATCGTCGGCGACATGGGCGGCACCACATTCGACGTGTCGGCGCTGCGCAACCACCAGATCATCGTCACGCCGGATTCCATGATCCACAACGACTCGCTCGGCATTCCTAAAGTGGATGTGCGGTCGGTGGGCGCCGGCGGCGGCTCGATTGCTCATGTCGATCAGGGCGGCCTCTTGCATGTCGGCCCGAAAAGCGCCGGGGCGTGGCCGGGTCCCGCCTGCTACGGCAACGGTAACACGGAGGCGACCGTCACCGACGCCAATGTCGTGCTCGGCATCATCGACCCGGACTTCTTTCTCGGCGGGCGCATCAAGCTTCGTCGCGATCTCGCGGAAGCCGCGGTGCAGAAGATCGCCGACCGGCTGGGCACCAGCCTGACGCACGCGGCCTACGCGATCCACACGACCAGCAACCACAACATGGTCGCGGCCATCGAGGAAATTACCATCCGCGAAGGGCTCAACCCGAGGGAAAGCTATTTCGTCTGCGGCGGCGGGGCGACGCCCTGCCATATCGCCGAGATGGCCGACATCCTCAACCTGAAGCGCTACATGATCCCGCGCTACGTGGCGGGGCTGAGCGCCTTCGGCGGCCTGATCTCCGACATACGCTGGGAGCAGAATGGCGTGTGCCAGACCGACAGCCGCAAGTTTGTGCCCGACGCCGTGAATGCGGCGCTGGACAGGCTGCGCAGCGAGGGCGACAGCTTCCTCGAAGGCGCAGGCATTCCGAAGGACAGCAGGCGGTTCGAATATTCCTTCATGGGCCGCTACGAATACCAATCGTGGGAAATCGAGGTCGGCTTCGAACGGCCGGAAGCGCTGACCGCCGACGACCTGCCGCAATTGGTCGAGAATTTCCACCGCATCCACGAACGCATCTATTCGATCCGCGCGGATGAGGATGTGGTGGAATTCATCACCTGGAAGGTGCGGGCGATTGGGTCGCGACCGGGGCAGACGCTCTACCGTGATTTCAAACTGCCGGCGAAGAGCGGAACGGCAGTCGCGAAGAACCGGCGCAGGGTCTACCTGCACGAGCGCTCCGAGGCCGTCGATCTCCCAGTCTATGACGGCAGCCAGGTGTTGGCGCAGGCGGTGTTTGAAGGCCCCTGCCTGATCGAGAGCGAAACCTTTACCGCGCTCATCAAGTCGGGACATCGGGCCGAGGCCGACGCCTACGGAAATCTCCTCGTCGAAGTCGCGTGA